The nucleotide window TGCAATCTTGGATGGTCATCATTTCTTATCAGTCAAGACTCGGACAAAAAGAAATTTGAAGAGTTTTTGACCTTTATGGAGTCATTTTATTCAAAATCTCTAGAGACCCTAAAAGAAAATCTGGAAAAAGCAACATAAGTCACTATTCCACACCATACTCATGAGTGATATCAGATTTACATTAATTGGAATTGGGTTTATTTTTGCAGGATTTTTAGTTCTAGGAGTTTTTGGCCAGGACCACTACAATTTTGCCATACAAGCCCAAGAATTTGGCGATTGCTACAAGTTTATGGACGGAAAACAAGTTGAGGTGAGTTGCTCTGATGTGATGCAGGAAAGAGCAGTGTTTTTCGGTATTGTGGTATCATTGATTGGAGCTGGCGTATTTTTCCTGATCAGGGGAGTTCGCGGCAAGTGGGACCAAGACGTAAAGCCAGAAGATAAGGTTGGGCCGGACTCTAGCTTTCCAAGTTAGACTACGATAATTCCATTTTGTACCAGATACTGAATTCCCTTGACAAAGTCACCATTTCCAATTTTACCTTCTGACCACCACTTGGCGTTGTTTTTGATCCAATCAGGAATTTTCTGTGTTGGTGAGCCCGGTGCGGTCTGAGGGATTTTTATCACATCTTGCTCAATTAGATATTGCAATCCCTTTGTGAAGTCGGAATTTCCAATTTTACCTTCTGACCACCACTTGGCGTTGTTTTTGATCCAATCAGGAATCACTATCACATCAAGAGAATCCGGAATTGATTCAAGCATGACAGTATTGATTTGATTTGATTTTAGGTCAGATAAAATCGCCTTTAGCAGTTCTAGATTCTCAGAATTTATCTCATTTTTGAAAGCATCTGTTTTTACTGCCAGATCAGATGGCTGCAGGCTAATTACAGCAAACCCATATTGCTTGATGCTTGCCTGAATTTTTGCTTGTGCCTTTTGAGGAATTGTTCCAGAATAAAATGGATCATCGTCGATCAGATTGGTAAAAGACAATGTGTTCGGTATGTGTTTTATTGAATCAGTTGGGAACGGTTGCGGATCCTTTGTGATGCTTGAGCTAAAGTAGATGATTTTTGATTCTCTTGCCGCATCAAGTGTGTCTTTGTTGAATGTATCATAGGGAGGGCTGAACACGATATTGTTTTTTCCAAAGATTTTTTTGATTTTATCATTTGTTTGCTTGATGCTTGCCTTTTGTTTTTCCTTGTCATACGAGGTATGATCTACATATTCCCAGCCTTTACTTGCGATTCGAATCTGCGACTTGGTCTCAAATTTTTCCTTGATGTGACCAACTGCTTTTGGATCATCGCCAATGAACTTGCCAATCACTGCAAATGTAAGCGGGGTTTTGCTCTGATCAAATGTATCAAATATTGTGTTTTGGACGTCATTTAGCCAAAAGTCCTGCACATTATCAAGCCTAAAGGCGACACAGTTACAGTTTTGAGTCCCTTCCGGCTTTGGCTCTTCGGTTTTTGTTGATGTGGGCTTGTCAAAGTTTTGGATATCCCCTATTGTTACAATTTTGAGGTTTTGTGATTTGATTACATCGATTAAGGATTCCAGCTCGGCAATTTTTGTTGCGTTTACCTTGTTGACATAATATCCGTTCTCAAACAGCGAGAACTCGTAAGGATGCATCATCACAACGACATAGCCATATTCAAATATGCTCTCGTCAATTTTTTCCAGAATTTTGGAATTATTAACAGCAACCCAATATCCGGTTTGTGCGTTTAGATTCGCAGTGGATGGTAAAATTGGAAAGTGGTAGAATGATGATTTTTTGAATAATGGTGGCTCCACCGTGCTTGCATCATAGCTTATGTGTGTAAAGCCACGAGTCTTTAGAATATTCAGGGTGTCATTGTTGAATTTATTCTCTGGTGGGATGAATGTGGTTGGTGTTACGCCAAATATTTTGTTGATTTTTTCGTTGGTATCTTGGATTAGTTTGTCTTGGTCTGCCTTTGGAACGGTAGCAACCACACGGTTGTTCCAGCTGTGATTTGCCACTTCTATTGGGCTTTTGGCCACAAGTCCGTTTTTGACTGTAGTGACTATTCTTTGGTCTTCACCGATTACACCGCCAATAATCCCCACAGTCAACGGTGTTTCTTTTTTGCCAAAAGTTGAGATTATCTCGATTTGTGCAGGTGCAAGATAATAGTCCTGAATGTCATCCAATCGGAAGGCCACACAATTACAGTTCAGATACGGATTATTCATCTCTGGATTATTCAGGTATATTTTCAGGGTTTCAATTTCGTCGGTTATTGTTATTTTTTTGCTGGCAAGTGACTTTGTCTGGGCAGTACTGTCTTTTTGTTTTATGTGTAAAGCATAGTTTCCAATCTTTAGCTTGGAAAAGTGTGCCAAACCTTTGTCAGTGACAAGGGTTTCGGCAACCTTGTTCTTTTTAGAATCAAACAATTGA belongs to Candidatus Nitrosotenuis cloacae and includes:
- a CDS encoding polysaccharide deacetylase family protein produces the protein MKFALIVVLAMFCVIIPQAFAQEKTGSLDVFIKTENNDRLYPQGISIKVYQDLGTKPIQEIQSFENNPFTISSLALNHRYKVEVYMNSMYASTGFVDVKKEKETLEITIKNLGGMRLNIFYKDSETPLAGAKVLIKSHDGKQWDYTETDQNGQTIRKWLYPSVKEGDFYIAEISIGSNIKYVYSPIRLQPNLAQEFKIVTKWPTIVDKLITVEVYNSTKNKVTKQDGAFIAQLFDSKKNKVAETLVTDKGLAHFSKLKIGNYALHIKQKDSTAQTKSLASKKITITDEIETLKIYLNNPEMNNPYLNCNCVAFRLDDIQDYYLAPAQIEIISTFGKKETPLTVGIIGGVIGEDQRIVTTVKNGLVAKSPIEVANHSWNNRVVATVPKADQDKLIQDTNEKINKIFGVTPTTFIPPENKFNNDTLNILKTRGFTHISYDASTVEPPLFKKSSFYHFPILPSTANLNAQTGYWVAVNNSKILEKIDESIFEYGYVVVMMHPYEFSLFENGYYVNKVNATKIAELESLIDVIKSQNLKIVTIGDIQNFDKPTSTKTEEPKPEGTQNCNCVAFRLDNVQDFWLNDVQNTIFDTFDQSKTPLTFAVIGKFIGDDPKAVGHIKEKFETKSQIRIASKGWEYVDHTSYDKEKQKASIKQTNDKIKKIFGKNNIVFSPPYDTFNKDTLDAARESKIIYFSSSITKDPQPFPTDSIKHIPNTLSFTNLIDDDPFYSGTIPQKAQAKIQASIKQYGFAVISLQPSDLAVKTDAFKNEINSENLELLKAILSDLKSNQINTVMLESIPDSLDVIVIPDWIKNNAKWWSEGKIGNSDFTKGLQYLIEQDVIKIPQTAPGSPTQKIPDWIKNNAKWWSEGKIGNGDFVKGIQYLVQNGIIVV